CATCTAGTATCAGAACCCTATATTCAAGAAATTGATCTTGATGAGCCTATGAACATTGAAGAATTATTCCGACCATAAAGTTGGTCCTGAGTATTTTCAACGGTCAGAGTTAGGGCATAAGAATTGCTATGAAAAACTTATTTGATCAAGTTAAACAATAAGGTTGATCATGGAGTATCCAATTGGTGAAGATTAGATCATAAGATTGGTTCAGAAATTGTCTAATTGATTGTGATTATTAAGACAAAGATCAGAGAAGAATTCTGTCAGTTGAATTGTGATTATTAAAATCACGAAATGAGTTGTTAATAAATTGATATCAAATTTTGCGACGAGAGCCATTTATCTACAAACATGGATTATTTTAGCAAGTGAAAAGCAAATTGAGCAACAAGATAACTTTGTCCAGATGTGTGGAATATTGTAGCAgcaaaaacttttaaaaatgaAGAATTCAAATTAATGTTAGCAAAATTTGCAAGGGTGATCATTGATGGTGATGGCAGTGAACAGATTATTTTAGCAAGTGAAAAACAAATTGAGCGACAAGATGATGAAGAATTCAAATTAATGTTAGAAAAATTTACAAGGGAGATTATTGATAGTGATAGTGGTGAATGGATTATTTTAGCAAGTGAAAAACAAATTGAGCGACAAGTTTACTTTGTCCAGATGTGTCAAATATTGCAGCAgcaaaaacttttaaaaatgaaaaattcaaattgatGTTAGCAAATTTGCAAGGGAGATTATTGATAGTGATGGTGGTGAACTTGATTCATTGGAAAGCTTGCTTTAAGGGACTCATTgttggcatattaaatcaaggctcaaaaatagaaatttctatattattatttaGCAGTATTTTATTCAGGATATGGTTTTAGTAATTTTATTTGAGTCAAATTACAGGAGTTTTATTGCttagaaattaatattttattaaaaaatttcttatgGTTATAAGACCAAATCACTTAGGGTGtgtttggatccttgttttttgagctgtttttgaaaaactgtttttcacatcccaaatgctacagtaaatgtgtatttctaaaacaactccaaaaacaccatatccaaacattatatcaaaaacaactacatatgtatatttcagttatgtatattatatatatatatattatattaatataaattgaaatatacaaagtgaaaattatatatattatatattatataaatatttatatacattaatattatacataatatattataatatacataatataatatacataatatgtaatattgtatacataaatgtgtaaatatttatacataatatattatgtacattatattataatatatacattattaatgtATAATATTATTTTGTACATTATTGTGTATAATAATGTCTAATAATGTtggtataatatataatatacataatatgtaataatgtaataatgtatattatgtataatataatatattatatatatacaatattatgtatattatacaaattgaaaattatatattatatattatatgaatatttatataatgaaatatacaataaatattacaaattgaaatattatataaacaccatatttataatattataatatttataattaatattaatgtatattatatatattaaatatttatatatttatttttacatattataaatattttattttacttaaaaaatatttttacatacttataatatatttatatgaatattatatattatataaattatatataatataatatatattttacatttatataaatgtacatttatacaaaaaatatatattaatgtatatttataatatacatttatattatgtattatacataatataatacatttataatatatttatattaatatacataatattaattttacatttatacataatattaatacatttgtacatttatattaattatattaatacatttatacataatattaatatatattaataaaattataatttatacatttatataatattcatttgtaatttatacatttataataatatacacttttacatttataaatatatttataatatgtattatatgtaatataatacatttatatatttttatataaataataaatataatacatttatatatttttatataaataataaatatatttatttataaatatttataaatgtatatttatataaaaatatataatttataatttataatttatacatttatacatttatgtaatattcatttataatttataaatttacaataatatacacttatacatttataaatatatttatattatgtattatatgtaatataatacatttatatatttttatataaataaataaatatatttatttataagtattataaatgtattataaatgcataaatgtatatttatataaaaatataaaaattataatttatacattataatttatacatttatataatattcatttataatttataaatttacaataatatacacttatacatttataaatatatttatattatgtattatatataatacaataaatttataatatatttttatataaatatataaatatatttatttataaatgcataaatgtatatttatataaaaatataaaaattataacttataatttatacatttatataatattcatttataatttatacatttataataatatacacttatacatttataaatatatttatattatgtattatatataatataatacatttatatattttttagcgaatatataaatatatttatttataaatatttataaatgtattataaatgcataaatgtatataaaaataaaattataaaaattataaattataaaaatacccaaaatatgttttaaaaatatctctaaaaataatccaaaaaacatctacagtaaaagtttttcatatagtttttgaaaaacaatctcaaaaacaactaatccaaacggacttgtatttcaaaaacgaaatgctacagtgctgtttttgaaaaacaaccccaaaaacaggtaatccaaacggagccttaGTTTATAAATAGGGAATCTTCTTGTTGTATCAGTTAAAAAGAGTGAAATGTGAGACCCTCGTTATTATGTGTGATTAATAATATATTGTTGATATTTATTCCTCTTTCTCCCGCACATACTCAGAGGTGTGTAAATTGTCTCCCTATACAGAACAGTTTAATCAAATATATCTCTTATAGTTTTTTGTTAGAATTTTTTGGGTTCTACACTATGGACAAGTAGTATCCAAGCAAAAAATTTGCAAGCATTTTCCCAGGCACCAAGAAAGTTGTTCCTTAATCTTAAGCGATAGAAATACAAGATCAACATCAAAAACCTGAAAATCAACTGTTTGAAGTACCTAAGTATAATCCCCAACATAACAAACTCTTCTTCCTTTGAAGCTGTACATCTTTCTTCTTATTTACTTTTTGGGTTGAATGGATTAAAAGTCAATTAAAATAGAGGAAACACATGCTAAAACATCATCGGTGTAATTCAACAAGGATTCAAGAGAACCAAAAACTACAAAGTTCAACCAAAGGCAGACGTCTTTGACTCGTACGTCTGTTAGTTACTTGAAAGCCTGACAAGATGTTGGTTGTTTTGGAGCAGATCAGGtttctctattttttatttccttttaagaactcagaaaagaaaaaggaaagtaCAATTCGCTGCCCAAGTGAAAATAACTGTTTCCCAAGTTAAAcatcaaaaagaaaacaaataacagTTAACTTCAAAATCAATTTTTAATATCACTTAGTAAACGTACTTTTTTAGCAGTCCTGATATTGTTAGCCACCATTGTAAACTTATTTTTCATGATGGTATAAATAGGGGAAAAAATAGAGAAGAGGAGAACATCAATGTTTGTCAAGCCGACCTACTGCCCTCTTAACAAATTTCCGCAATATGTCATCCCAAAGTAAGTCactcataaaataaaaaaactcaacAGAAGTTATTCACCCAATTCACCATAAAAAATACACAACAAAATGGCCAAGTTTCAAATGGAACATCCAATCACCACATCTAGGAGAAAAGAGAACATAATTCTGATTATAATGCAATTCACAAAAGCATCACAAAAggggggaaaaaggaaaagaaacataCTCATACTCCCATAGTACCCAACTAATTCTGATTATAATGCAATTCACAAAAGCATCACAAAAggggggaaaaaggaaaagaaacataCTCATACTCCCATAGTACCCAACTTAGGGATCCATTTCACTCTTTTGACACCATATTCTCCTTTATAACCTGTCAATATAGTAAATAAAAACAACGCAGATGGCATCACAAATGTATGCACAAATTCAAGATCTCTAGAAGTACCTTGGATCACAAAGCTTTAGCTAGTTTTACAGAAACAAATAACGTTTGCTTCTCATAAAGTCTGAGAGTGAGGGCTATGACCTTGTCTTGTTTGAATTCCATTTTGAAACCTTTCCCTTTCTGTTTATTGAGTTTCTACATGCAAAAGTTCAGGATTGCAGGCTAACTATGTTGATCATGTCAATAATTCAAGAAGACAGATGCATAGCGTTCATTCACCACATGGTTGCTTGAGTCAGCCAAACCTATTTCATTGACTGTTTTTGGGAGGCCAATGCAGCTTTTAGAAAGTAAAACAGAAGTGAGTTCTGTGCAGTATTGTCTTACCAGAATGGACAAATGACAATGTAAAATTGCACAGAAGATGACTGAATTTACTATGCGCTCTTATACTGTTTAACCCAGATCCAACCAAAGAAAAATCCAAGAACCACAAGACACCAAGAAGGCCCTCATCCAAAACCCAAGAAAATGAACACCAGAGAAAATCATGAGAGCTTTTTGGTGTTGTGAAACATCTAAAGCAAATTGATATAATCTAGAGTTAAAAAACCTAATACTCCCATCAATGGTTAATAGAGATAAAGGATACTGAAGAATACTGAAAtggataaaaaagaaaagaaattgctGTACCTTCTTAATGAGCATAAAACTgtacttacatgatacatggaaACTATTGAAAAGACAACAATGAGAAGCTCATACTGAGATGAATTCAAAATCACATTGGAAAGGACTTTAGGAATTCTGTCAAAAGATTAGTAgtgaaaatttaaacatggagACTCAATGGAAACTGTTCCAAATAAAATCATCTTAtgatgtgaaatatttggaCATTCAGTTGGACAGCGTGTTATAACAATTTGCAGAAAAAGCAACTTATAATAAGCAAGAGCAGCGAAAGTTCAGAACAAAAATTTAGAAGGATTAGAAGTTACCTGACTTGATCCTCATGTTAGAGACAGCCTTTGTTGAAGCAGACCCTTGCTTTTTAGTGAATACATTTTAACCGTTAAATATCATTGATGCAGCATAACAATGAACATGTTCATCAACTGGGTTGAACTGACTAAGTAATTATCTGCTGAAAGAAAAACTACAATTACCATGAGAAATAGAAAGCCTCCAGAAGTTAATGCTTTTACTAATGCTGACTAAAAGGGAAGTTGCAGGACAAGAAGGGACTAGTGCTGAATGGCATCAATAGATGCATGGAATAGCCTGCAAGAGGAGAACAGCTAGTCTGGTTTGAGCATATCAATCTGCTGACTTGGCAATATTAGCTAGTAACACTTGCAGCCCAGATAATGGAATACAGACCAATAGTACTTCTCATATGTCATAGGCAATTAAAAAACGTACATGATGATTGAACTGGCAGATACACCCTAAACTGTAAGGCAAATAGTTAAAATAATCAGTTATAGCAACGCTGCATAGAGCTAGAATTATTTAACTCGTTTATATGTTTCTGATACAAAGCCGGTTTCCATGTCATGGTTTACCTCTTCTCTATTATCTTCAGTTGGGTAAGTTTGGAGATTCCCCAATGCCCAATGTAATTACAGAGCAGCCTCCAAATTCCAAATCCTTGTGCACTGATTTCCTTTTACTTTTTATCAACTTATCCAGATAAATAAAACTTCCAAAATGCACCTGTAGAAAGTCAGCAGATTTAGGACCCATAGAATGATTCCTCATCTTTACTCCACAAGAATATTGCAGTCATCCTTTAATACTGACTAGTCTTTGCTCTATACTTCCATTGTCTCCAGAAATCAATCTAACAAGCTAAAGAACATCACCTTTCTTCAGCtgaaaaatgcaaaccaaaaacAGGTAGATGTGGGTCATTGAGGATTGGAACAGTAGCTTTTCCATTGTCTCAAGAAGTCAATCCAACAATCTTTATAATTTTACCATTTCTTATtcaaaaatccaaaccaaaatgAGCCTAATGGAAGCTACATTTAACAACATCGGTCATTGAGGATCAGAACAGAGTACTTGAAAAGCATCTGTATTGTCAGGAAGACAAAACAAACAACTTATATGCTTCAAGATAGTTCCATGATTATAAGTTTCTGCATGTTGTAGGGCTTAACTTGATCAAGACCTCTTTTGTTGATGCTTCTTCACAGTCTGTTAAGTGACAATGAAACTACTGAGACTAGTTACCTAAGGACATATTGGCATCTGGGTCCCGACTAGTCAGAGAGCCGCAACTTTGCAAATAAAGTTGTCTGCAACAGGAAAAATGTCTGACCATGTAAGCTGCGGATTACCAGTAATCATTACAAGAGCAAAACCCCTTCATAAAATTGTGGAAACGGTTTGAATCTCTCACAACAATCTCCCTTTGAATTAATTGTGATGCTAATTTCATAAAATTATGACAGTCTGGACAAATACGAATATTCTTCATGATCCTAACAGCATCCAACTTGCAATTCAAATCAGAAGTGCTCATCAAAGTAAACACCAGAGCCAACTTCTCACTGTGGTAGTATAATTCTTCCTCTTTGTGCTCTTCTTCAATATCGTGCAAGGCCAAACTAGTTTGAGGAACATAGCCAAGTGTCTTCAATTTTCCAACTAGTTCTTTCGTATTAGTGCGGATTGTCTCTCTTTGTGGGTGTGCTCCACCCCCTGAAACAAATTCATGAACTTGATTACCAATATCAGTCCAGCTCAAGCCAGGCTCCTTCTGTACCCCAAGTGCTTTCATTCGCTTCCTTATTAGACTAGCTACATCAAAACTACCAGTGGAACAGTGTATGTTTGACATTACTACATATCCTAGAGAATTTTCTGGATCCAACTCCCTTAGTTTTGATACAGCAAAGTTGGCTAACTGTGTTTCACCGTGTTTCCGGCAGGCTCCTACCAAAGCACTCCAGACAACATAATCCGGTTGCATGGGCATTTCCCTTATGAGCTTCACAGCCTGAACGAGATGCCCAGCTCGCCCAAGAATGTCAACCATGCAGGCATAGTGATCAAGTTGGGGAACAACCCCATAGCTGTTGGACATGGTATCAAATATTTCAACCCCTTCATGCACCATTCCCGAATGACTACAAGCGGAGAGAAGAGCAACAAAGGTGGTTGCATCAGGTTCAACATCCATTTGTTTGAACAAGTCCAATGCCTGCTTCCCTTGCCCATGTAAAGCAAAAGCTTTTATTATTGAGTTCCAAGAAACTACATCCCTTATTCTCATTTCATCAAAGATGACCGCAGCTTGGCTAAGTGAGCCACACCTTGCAAATGCATGAATTGAAGCATTCTGAAGAACTACGTTATTTGTGAAACCAACTTTAGTTATTAAACAGTACACGGCCAGGGCATGCTTGTCATTAGAAAATCCTCCACAAGCCTTTAATACAATCGAAAAGGCATAACAATCAGGATTCAACCCCTCTGTGCGCAACAAATTAAAAAGTAAAAGGGCTTCCCCAGGTTTTCTATCAGCAAAAGCAGTGATAATACCAGTCCATAAGACAACATCTCGGCACCCATTAGTCTCTATAAACAACTTATGACAATCAGCAACCTCTCCTCCAAGAATCGAATAAGCACTCAGTAGTACAGTCACCACTGCAACATCCAACTTAAACCCGGCCTTTATAACAATACCATGTATTTGAAAACAAGACTTGAGGCTTGAAACATAttcgtattcactattttcagaAAATGCAGAAAGGACACTTACAAGCGTAGCACGATCAAACCCAACACCGTCTCTACACATTGTGATGAAAAAATTAACAGCATTTGAACACTGTCCCAGCATTTGGAATCCAGCAATCATTGAGTTCCAAGTTACAAGATTGCGGAACTCCATCCCGTCAAATACCCTCCAAGCCTCCTCACTATTGC
Above is a genomic segment from Coffea eugenioides isolate CCC68of chromosome 5, Ceug_1.0, whole genome shotgun sequence containing:
- the LOC113771237 gene encoding pentatricopeptide repeat-containing protein At1g71420, translated to MFLRIRYSFSQWLKPLHSCSYGTFLRTLTTTNSPATPTFDAKFENVSQLEKAISLFYDLSFPPNFSLPYARLFQACARHNRLDLGQDLHHHLLTHETTEDIDLYTTNHLINMYAKCGDLCTAYQMFEKMPHKNIFSWTSLISGYSQHGKVDECFSMFTDMLAHCRPNDFAYTSVLSICDGFKGRQVHGVVVKTGFGAYVYAANALITMYWKSRETGFCRIYSNSEEAWRVFDGMEFRNLVTWNSMIAGFQMLGQCSNAVNFFITMCRDGVGFDRATLVSVLSAFSENSEYEYVSSLKSCFQIHGIVIKAGFKLDVAVVTVLLSAYSILGGEVADCHKLFIETNGCRDVVLWTGIITAFADRKPGEALLLFNLLRTEGLNPDCYAFSIVLKACGGFSNDKHALAVYCLITKVGFTNNVVLQNASIHAFARCGSLSQAAVIFDEMRIRDVVSWNSIIKAFALHGQGKQALDLFKQMDVEPDATTFVALLSACSHSGMVHEGVEIFDTMSNSYGVVPQLDHYACMVDILGRAGHLVQAVKLIREMPMQPDYVVWSALVGACRKHGETQLANFAVSKLRELDPENSLGYVVMSNIHCSTGSFDVASLIRKRMKALGVQKEPGLSWTDIGNQVHEFVSGGGAHPQRETIRTNTKELVGKLKTLGYVPQTSLALHDIEEEHKEEELYYHSEKLALVFTLMSTSDLNCKLDAVRIMKNIRICPDCHNFMKLASQLIQREIVVRDSNRFHNFMKGFCSCNDYW